A genomic region of Colletotrichum destructivum chromosome 1, complete sequence contains the following coding sequences:
- a CDS encoding Putative derlin, Rhomboid-like superfamily — translation MDQMMGDGGRFPLETWFWEMPICTRWWTTATVLTSALVQCQMVTPFQLFYSFRAVFAKSQYWRLLTTFLYFGPFSLDLLFHVYFLQRYARLLEESSGRSPAHFSWLLIYSMTSLLLLSPLVSMPFLGHPLSSTLVYIWSRRNPDTRLSFLGLLVFTAPYLPWVLMAFSLVLHGSIPKDEIMGVVIGHIWYFFSDVYPPLHNGSRPFDPPSWWRRLFERRPTEETLDGINNDIVVAGGPELAPDVR, via the exons ATGGATCAGATGATGGGTGACGGGGGCAGGTTCCCGCTCGAGACGTGGTTCTGGGAAATGCCCATATGCACCCGATGGTGGACGACGGCTACCGTCCTTACCAGTGCACTCGTCCAGTGCCAAATGGTCACCCCCTTCCAGCTCTTTTACAGCTTTCGTGCTGTCTTTGCGAAATCACAG TACTGGCGTCTTCTGACCACCTTTCTCTACTTCGGTCCCTTTTCGCTCGATCTCCTGTTCCACGTCTACTTTCTTCAGCGCTacgcccgtctcctcgaaGAATCCTCCGGTCGTTCACCAGCCCACTTCTCGTGGTTGCTTATCTACTCTATGACGAGCCTTCTACTTCTCTCGCCACTGGTCTCGATGCCATTCCTCGGTCATCCTCTGTCATCCACCCTCGTCTACATCTGGTCGCGACGCAACCCCGATACGAGACTCAGCTTTCTCGGCTTGCTGGTCTTCACTGCCCCTTACCTTCCCTGGGTTCTTATGGCTTTCAGTCTCGTTCTGCACGGTTCTATTCCCAAGGATGAGATTATGGGTGTTGTCATTGGGCACATTTGGTATTTCTTCTCCGACGTGTACCCGCCCTTGCACAATGGCTCGCGTCCATTCGATCCCCCAAGTTGGTGGCGAAGACTCTTCGAGCGGCGGCCCACTGAAGAAACATTGGATGGCATCAATAACGATATTGTCGTCGCTGGTGGACCAGAGCTCGCCCCCGACGTTCGATGA
- a CDS encoding Putative acireductone dioxygenase ARD family, rmlC-like cupin domain superfamily, translating into MKAYWYDNLDGDQRLAHDSGKEVTIGELKKLGVFYHRIPDLDGVNQLASERGYRNRDEIIVSPEKMGDIYEEKVKSFFHEHLHEDEEIRFVRDGHGYFDVRDVDDAWIRIRVEKDDLIILPAGIYHRFTTDESNYIKAMRLFKDEPKWTPLNRTTDLDVNPHRKEYVQQYLQSEISA; encoded by the exons ATGAAAGCGTACTGGTACGACAACCTCGAT GGTGACCAGCGCCTGGCGCACGACTCGGGCAAGGAAGTCACTATCGGCGAGCTGAAGAAGCTTGGTGTCTTCTATCACCGAAtccccgacctcgacggcgtcaatCAACTCGCGTCCGAACGTGGTTACAGAAACAGAGACGAGATTATCGTCTCGCCGGAGAAGATGGGTGACATCTACGAGGAGAAAGTCAAGTCGTTCTTCCACGAGCATTTGCACGAAGATGAGGAAATTCGCTTTGTTCGCGATGGCCATGGCTATTTCGACGTGAGGGACGTTGATGACGCTTGGATTCGAATTCGCGTGGAAAAG GACGATTTGATCATCCTGCCCGCCGGCATTTACCACCGATTCACCACAGACGAGTCTAAC TACATCAAAGCGATGAGGCTCTTCAAGGACGAGCCCAAGTGGACCCCTCTAAACAGGACCACCGATCTAGACGTGAACCCGCACAGAAAGGAATACGTTCAGCAGTACCTTCAGAGTGAGATTTCTGCATGA
- a CDS encoding Putative short-chain dehydrogenase/reductase SDR, NAD(P)-binding domain superfamily: MDVSSEDSAAQSTVEVVTKTKLQLPASCDPPQPDGERKQLVWVVFGGTGHMGRSLVKSALSKGDIVSSVGRVFETSLEDMSAHQDKDNYLGLLCDVRSKDSVARVISRTLGRFQRVDVVANCSGYGVIGACEDQDEHEIRNQFETNFMGTLNIIQATLPYFRQQNGGRYLIFSSTSGALGVPGLGPYCATKYAVEGLIEAMLYETDSFNVKATLVEPGFVRRDEPDALANPLPTWGHFLIKPASEAYAQATSPALHAKRMVQWLGDRQPTSAVKCAELVWQLAHCSYPPLRLLLGSYAIESIRDRLRSVTEELEDWKHLNFPSMAEAGGEGGGKDSKPDHDESMADSGQDAPSQET; this comes from the exons ATGGACGTCTCTAGTGAAGACAGCGCGGCTCAGTCTACAGTGGAAGTGGTCACGAAAACAAAGCTCCAGCTACCAGCTAGTTGCGACCCGCCCCAGCCCGACGGCGAGAGAAAGCAGTTGGTATGGGTG GTGTTCGGTGGAACGGGCCATATGGGCAGATCTCTCGTGAAGTCCGCCTTGTCCAAAGGAGATATTGTCTCGTCCGTAGGACGAGTCTTCGAGACGAGCCTCGAGGATATGTCAGCTCACCAAGACAAAGACAACTATCTGGGGCTACTATGTGATGTGCGCTCGAAAGACTCAGTGGCGCGCGTGATTAGCAGGACGTTAGGACGATTCCAGCGCGTCGACGTGGTCGCCAACTGCTCCGGCTACGGCGTCATAGGCGCATGCGAGGACCAGGACGAGCACGAGATTCGGAACCAGTTTGAGACGAATTTCATGGGCACTCTCAACATCATCCAAGCCACATTGCCCTATTTCCGCCAGCAGAACGGCGGCCGCTATCTCATCTTCAGCTCGACATCTGGGGCACTGGGGGTTCCTGGCCTTGGCCCGTATTGTGCCACCAAATATGCCGTCGAAGGGTTGATAGAGGCTATGCTCTACGAGACGGATTCGTTCAACGTCAAGGCGACTCTCGTGGAGCCCGGATTCGTCCGCCGGGATGAGCCCGACGCCTTGGCAAACCCACTGCCTACCTGGGGCCACTTCCTTATCAAACCAGCAAGCGAGGCCTACGCGCAAGCAACATCACCAGCACTGCATGCCAAGAGGATGGTTCAATGGCTCGGCGACCGCCAGCCGACGAGTGCCGTCAAGTGTGCTGAGCTTGTCTGGCAACTGGCCCACTGCTCGTATCCTCCGCTACGGTTACTCCTGGGAAGCTATGCCATTGAGAGTATCCGCGATAGGTTGCGGTCCGTTACAGAAGAGTTGGAAGACTGGAAGCATCTGAACTTTCCTTCTATGGCAGAAGCGGGTGGTGAGGGCGGAGGAAAGGACAGCAAACCAGACCATGACGAGAGCATGGCCGATTCGGGGCAGGACGCGCCTAGCCAGGAGACGTAA
- a CDS encoding Putative membrane bound O-acyl transferase, MBOAT, with the protein MLPFISKPFDLLALRLGASSDELKLVFSFLISYPLAGLLKRVPDARPDQKNLFIICTSTFYLVGLFDLWDGVRTLAIASVGVYCITRYMRTSPFMPWIGFGFLMGHMSINHIARQVANNPSSVDITGAQMVLLMKLSAFCWNVADGQLPEDQLSDYQKERRLVDLPGLLDYAGYVLFFPSLFAGPAFDYIDYRKWIDTTMFNLPAQVDPSKAPPVRKKRKIPRSGTPATLKAASGLGWIGLFMFLSNYYPITYLTSPSYMDHGFLHRIWILHMAGFTARLKYYGVWCLTEGACILAGLGYNGVDPVTGKVSWNRLQNINPWGVETAQNTRAYLGNWNMNTNNWLRNYIYLRVTPRGKKPGFRASLATFSTSALWHGFYPGYYMSFILASFIQTVAKNYRRYLRAFFIDPNSGAPTSSKIYYDILSYFVTQVGMSFVVAPFLILEFSGSVQVWARVYFYTIVGTMLSMAFFASPAKQMLKKQLEQRQGKAGAKLTRTLSQDSLSGREPVLGVSADPQREIDEAMEEIKAEVEARQRKKAA; encoded by the exons ATGTTGCCCTTCATCAGCAAGC CCTTCGATCTCCTCGCACTGCGCCTCGGCGCATCTTCTGACGAAC TCAAACTTGTCTTCTCGTTCCTCATATCATACCCTTTGGCTGGCCTCCTCAAGCGAGTCCCTGATGCTAGACCCGATCAGAAGAACCTCTTTATAATATG CACCTCTACCTTCTACCTAGTCGGTCTCTTCGACCTGTGGGACGGTGTGCGCACTCTCGCCATCGCTTCCGTGGGCGTCTACTGCATTACCAGGTACATGCGCACTAGTCCCTTTATGCCATGGATTGGCTTCGGTTTTCTCATGGGCCATATGTCCATCAACCATATCGCTCGTCAAGTTGCCAACAACCCCTCCTCTGTCGATATCACAGGTGCCCAGATGGTCCTTCTCATGAAGTTAAGCGCATTCTGCTGGAATGTGGCCGATGGCCAGCTCCCAGAAGATCAGCTATCTGATTATCAGAAAGAGAGGAGGCTGGTTGATCTGCCTGGTCTCCTAGACTATGCAGGTTAcgttctcttcttcccctccctcttcgcTGGGCCTGCGTTCGACTATATCGATTATCGCAAATGGATCGACACAACAATGTTCAACCTCCCCGCTCAGGTTGACCCCTCCAAAGCGCCTCCcgtgaggaagaagagaaagatTCCCCGCAGTGGCACGCCCGCTACCTTGAAGGCTGCCAGCGGCCTGGGTTGGATTGGTCTTTTTATGTTCCTTTCTAACTACTATCCAATCACCTATTTGACGAGCCCCTCCTACATGGACCATGGTTTTCTTCACAGAATTTGGATTCTTCACATGGCTGGTTTCACCGCTCGTTTGAAGTACTACGGTGTTTGGTGCTTGACAGAGGGCGCCTGCATTCTGGCCGGCTTAGGCTACAATGGTGTGGATCCTGTCACCGGCAAGGTGTCGTGGAACAGACTACAAAATATCAATCCTTGGGGCGTCGAGACGGCTCAAAACACCCGCGCCTATCTCGGTAACTGGAATATGAACACCAATAACTGGCTGAGGAATTACATCTACCTGAGGGTCACACcgagggggaagaagccTGGTTTCCGTGCAAGCCTTGCTACCTTCAGCACCAGCGCTCTGTGGCACGGCTTCTACCCCGGCTACTACATGAGCTTCATCCTTGCCAGCTTTATCCAAACAGTGGCCAAAA ATTATCGCCGCTACTTGCGAGCCTTTTTCATCGATCCCAATAGTGGCGCGCCCACCTCTAGTAAGATCTACTACGACATCCTCTCGTATTTCGTCACGCAGGTGGGCATGTCGTTTGTCGTCGCCCCCTTTCTCATTCTCGAGTTCTCGGGGTCGGTGCAGGTGTGGGCTCGTGTATATTTCTACACCATCGTGGGCACCATGCTGTCCATGGCCTTCTTTGCCTCGCCCGCCAAGCAGATGCTGAAAAAGCAACTCGAGCAACGGCAAGGCAAAGCTGGCGCCAAGCTCACGCGCACCCTGAGTCAAGACAGTCTCTCAGGTCGGGAGCCTGTTTTGGGCGTGTCGGCGGATCCACAGCGAgagatcgacgaggccatggaggaaatcaaggccgaggtggaggccaggcagaggaagaaggctGCCTGA
- a CDS encoding Putative Type II CAAX prenyl endopeptidase Rce1: MRNANPKVVYTAIYVLPLYISPASRPSPTLSRDDPVVIRTRITSVLCSTALCSVLTYVILARLPDGALPFSPLHAMGYWPLGIVESAACLALTAILFAAPLYETLLIDGGWEDWRAFGALVRVWTQWTTWRNIVMGPLTEEMLFRSASVPLLLCAHMSLTQIIFWSPVIFGLAHVHHFYEFRITHPKVPLVAAVARSVIQFAYTSLFGAYATFLFLRSGSLLAIVLIHAFCNAMGLPRFWGVVEPYWHAHGRDTQANGRKWTVIYYVLLFAGAFSWWRGLLPLTESSLTLVQEGF, encoded by the exons ATGCGCAATGCTA ATCCCAAGGTCGTCTACACTGCCATCTACGTACTACCTCTCTACATATCACCCGCCAGCCGGCCCTCACCGACGCTCTCTCGAGATgaccccgtcgtcatccGCACCCGCATCACCTCCGTTCTTTGTTCCACCGCATTATGCTCCGTCTTGACATATGTCATCCTGGCTCGCCTTCCTGACGGTGCCTTGCCGTTCAGCCCTCTCCATGCCATGGGATACTGGCCACTGGGCATCGTCGAGTCTGCCGCATGTCTGGCTCTCACCGCGATCCTATTCGCTGCCCCCCTCTACGAGACTCTCCTCATTGATGGCGGTTGGGAAGATTGGCGAGCCTTTGGTGCCCTGGTGCGCGTCTGGACGCAGTGGACAACCTGGCGAAACATTGTCATG GGGCCTCTGACCGAAGAGATGCTGTTCCGCTCCGCTTCTGTCCCATTGCTCCTCTGCGCTCACATGTCGTTGACCCAGATCATCTTTTGGTCCCCCGTCATCTTTGGGCTCGCCCACGTCCACCATTTCTACGAGTTCCGCATCACCCACCCCAAGGTGCCCCTCGTGGCCGCGGTAGCCCGTTCCGTCATTCAGTTTGCTTATACGTCTCTATTCGGCGCCTATGCCACGTTCCTCTTTTTGCGGTCGGGAAGCTTGTTGGCCATCGTGTTGATACACGCATTCTGCAACGCAATGGGTCTCCCTCGTTTCtggggcgtcgtcgagcccTATTGGCACGCTCATGGACGCGACACACAAGCCAATGGCCGGAAGTGGACAGTTATTTATTATGTGCTTTTGTTCGCCGGTGCCTTCTCTTGGTGGAGAGGCTTGCTGCCCTTGACTGAGAGCTCATTGACGCTGGTGCAGGAGGGGTTTTGA
- a CDS encoding Putative maintenance of mitochondrial morphology protein produces MATLSTDICPVKAEPTLSFTQGLILGQLSVVLVLAAFIKFFIFGDPPSPEVTASLRATERRSRTLAHKRSLLSLRTASAKQGQQTLNRKKSSVLRNPPNLTIGSILSKTYYNVDSHQPESLDWFNVLVAQTIAQFRSDAQHDDAILSSLTKALNGGSRPDFVDEIRVTELSLGEDFPIFSNCRIIPVDEDGLSLGNGRTLDGNAATREGAKLQARMDVDLSDMLTLALETKLLLNYPKKLSAVLPVALSVSVVRFSGTLSISFIPSNPSQSTPTMMTFSFMDDYRLDLSIRSLLGSRSRLQDVPKIAQLIEARLHRWFDERCVEPRFQEIALPSLWPRKKNTRGPEDGLAETNASVGRAKGKDINQDLRAEARREVEAETRTGREHDSLRRRRMRTEDDFAMPGSLSGLDVDIRT; encoded by the exons ATGGCGACACTGTCTACGGACATTTGCCCAGTCAAGGCAGAGCCGAC CCTGTCGTTTACGCAAGGCCTCATACTGGGCCAGCTGTCGGTGGTCTTGGTACTTGCCGCCTTTATCAAATTCTTCATATTTGGCGACCCTCCTTCACCCGAGGTGACAGCCTCCCTGAGAGCAACAGAGCGCCGGTCCAGAACATTGGCCCATAAGCGCTCTTTACTCAGTCTACGGACTGCAAGTGCGAAGCAGGGCCAGCAGACACTCAACCGCAAAAAGTCAAGTGTTCTCCGCAATCCTCCCAACCTGACCATCGGCTCCATCCTCAGCAAGACCTACTACAATGTCGACAGTCACCAGCCGGAAAGTTTAGACTGGTTCAATGTTCTTGTTGCGCAAACCATCGCCCAGTTTCGGAGCGACGCACAACATGACGACGCCATCCTGAGCTCTCTGACTAAGGCGCTCAACGGCGGCTCAAGGCCCgacttcgtcgacgagatccgcGTGACTGAGCTGAGCTTGGGAGAAGACTTCCCCATTTTCAGCAACTGTCGCATCATCCCTGTGGATGAAGATGGATTGAGCTTGGGCAACGGCAGGACACTCGACGGCAACGCGGCGACGAGAGAGGGGGCGAAGCTACAAGCACGGATGGACGTTGACCTCAGTGACATGTTGACTCTCGCCCTTGAGACGAAGCTCCTCCTGAACTACCCCAAAAAGCTCAGCGCGGTACTACCTGTGGCCCTCTCCGTATCGGTCGTCAGATTTAGTGGCACGCTGTCCATCTCCTTCATTCCCAGCAATCCCTCTCAATCAACTCCTACCATGATGACCTTCAGTTTCATGGACGATTATCGTCTCGACCTATCAATTCGGAGTCTGCTTGGGAGCCGATCAAGGCTTCAGGATGTCCCAAAGATCGCTCAGCTGATCGAGGCACGCCTCCACCGTTGGTTCGACGAGCGGTGCGTGGAGCCTAGGTTTCAGGAGATTGCCTTGCCAAGCCTGTGGCCACGCAAGAAGAACACCAGAGGACCAGAAGACGGCTTGGCTGAGACCAACGCGTCAGTGGGCAGGGCGAAGGGGAAAGATATCAATCAAGATCTCCGAGCGGAGGCTCGAAGAGAGGTCGAGGCTGAGACTCGTACCGGCCGGGAGCATGATTCGCTTCGTCGGAGGAGGATGCGGACCGAGGATGACTTTGCGATGCCGGGCTCGTTGTCCGGGTTAGATGTCGACATAAGGACATGA
- a CDS encoding Putative sec1-like protein, with translation MDVAQAVTGYVSRIISSADPSSTTQSAKMKVLLLDRETVPIVSTAITQSALLNHEVYLIDRIDNSNREKMRHLRCLCLVRPSPDSIQLLIDELREPKYGEYHLYFTNVVKKSSLERLAEADDHEVVKLVQEHFADFIVINPDLFSLGLGLPHQRLWGSNPETWNPDALQRSADGLVAVLLALKKKPLIRYARNSPLTKKLATEIRYRITQEEQLFDFRKVDTPPILLILDRREDPATPLLTQWTYQAMVHHLLGITNGRVDLSDVPDIRPELKEIVLSQDQDPFFKKNMYLNFGDLGGNIKDYVEQYQSKTQNSANIESISDMKRFIEEYPEFRKLSGNVSKHVTLVSELSRRVGAENLLEVSELEQSLACNDNHAADVKNIQKLIQSPRVTSDSKVALVALYALRYERNPSNALPMLVDLLVAAGGVSVRRADLVAKLVAYQSSLQQSQTGITDIFEGAGIFGGASNRFKGLKGVENVYTQHSPLLESTLQNLIRGKLKEQQYPFVEGGGTTRDKPQDIIIFIVGGATYEEAKTVATINASSPGVRLVLGGTTIHNSATFLEEVEDAVASWPESQKPGARR, from the exons ATGGACGTGGCACAGGCAGTTACCGGCTATGTTTCTCGCATAATATCTTCGGCCGACCCTTCATCAACAACCCAGTCGGCGAAAATGAAGGTTCTACTGCTGGACCGGGAGACAGTTCCTATCGTGTCCACAGCTATCACCCAGTCAGCGTTGCTGAACCATGAGGTCTATCTTATCGACCGGATCGACAACTCCAACAGAGAGAAAATGCGCCATCTCCGGTGTCTTTGTCTTGTTCGCCCGTCACCCGACTCGATCCAGCTCCTAATCGACGAGTTGCGAGAGCCTAAATATGGCGAGTACCACTTGTACTTCACCAACGTCGTCAAGAAGTCGTCTTTAGAGAggctcgccgaggccgacgaccaTGAAGTCGTCAAGCTTGTTCAGGAGCATTTTGCCGACTTCATTGTCATCAATCCCGATCTGTTCTCGctcggtctcggccttcCCCACCAGCGTCTCTGGGGAAGCAACCCGGAAACTTGGAACCCCGACGCCCTTCAAAGAAGTGCCGACGgactcgtcgccgtcctACTCGCCCTCAAAAAGAAGCCTTTGATTAGGTACGCCAGGAACAGCCCTCTTACAAAAAAGCTGGCAACAGAGATACGATATCGCATCACACAGGAGGAACAGCTTTTTGACTTCAGGAAGGTGGACACACCTCCTATTCTCCTCATTCTTGACCGGCGCGAAGACCCAGCAACGCCCCTGCTCACCCAATGGACCTATCAAGCCATGGTGCATCATCTACTCGGCATCACCAATGGCCGGGTTGATCTCAGTGACGTGCCGGACATTCGTCCGGAGCTCAAGGAGATCGTCTTGTCACAAGACCAGGACCCTTTCTTCAAGAAGAACATGTACCTCAACTTTGGCGACCTAGGCGGTAACATCAAGGATTACGTCGAACAGTATCAGTCCAAGACGCAGAACAGCGCCAATATCGAATCTATCTCGGACATGAAACGCTTCATCGAAGAGTACCCCGAATTTCGCAAACTCTCCGGAAACGTGAGCAAACACGTCACATTGGTCTCAGAGCTGAGCAGGcgggtcggcgccgagaaTCTGCTCGAGGTCAGCGAACTTGAGCAAAGTCTTGCGTGTAATGACAACCACGCAGCTGATGTAAAG AACATCCAAAAACTAATTCAGTCACCCAGGGTGACGAGCGACAGCAAGGTTGCTCTCGTTGCTCTTTATGCGCTGCGATATGAACGCAACCCTTCCAATGCACTGCCCATGCTTGTTGATCTCTTGGTAGCGGCTGGCGGTGTTTCGGTACGGCGAGCGGACCTTGTCGCCAAACTTGTGGCATATCAATCTTCTCTACAGCAGTCTCAAACAGGTATCACAGACATCTTTGAGGGGGCCGGCATCTTCGGAGGTGCAAGCAACCGGTTCAAGGGGCTCAAGGGTGTCGAGAACGTTTACACCCAGCACAGTCCCCTGCTTGAAAGCACTCTCCAGAACCTGATTCGAGGAAAGCTCAAAGAGCAACAATATCccttcgtcgagggcggggGTACCACTCGAGATAAGCCTCAAGAtatcatcatcttcatcgttGGGGGTGCGACGTATGAGGAGGCCAAGACAGTTGCAACAATCAACGCAAGCTCGCCTGGAGTGCGCTTGGTCCTTGGAGGTACAACGATCCACAACTCGGCAACATttctcgaggaggtcgaagACGCCGTGGCATCTTGGCCTGAGAGTCAAAAACCGGGGGCGAGGCGATAG